The genome window taggGGAATGAAACAGGGATTCCAAAGCAAGAGCAGGCCTGGATCAGACCCCCCAGGGACAATGTTTCTTAAACTCAGGACATTCCAATAGCAGCCACACGGCTTTGGCCAAGGTTGGTCTACTCCCTGTGGTGTTTCTTATGTAAGAGTTTTCCTAAGTTGACTCACTTTTGAATTAAGCCATTTTCTTTTCAGGAGACACTTTATATCAACACCAAAAGACAAACCAGTTTCACTTGCCATAGATTGGAAGTAATTGTAAAAACAGATAAGATGAAAATGAATTCTGCTCAGTGCTTGTTAAAGGGGAAAGTGTTGAAGACACATTAGCTCCCAACTGAGCCTTTCCACTGGAGGTAAGGAGAAgttgagaaagacaaacatgcTGACTCACCCTGTCACTTCCCTGAGTTGTGGCCACACACAGAGCACCCGAAGCCActtcactgcccctcccccaactccaggAGCAGAGCCCTAGACTGACCTTCATCAAGCTGTCATCCAGGGTGGCCACTTCTTCCTTAGGGGCCACAGATGCCGTCTGCCGTGTGAGGTCCCACCACAGCAGACCAGGACCCAGGGCACTGCGCTTGGTGGGGCCTGAGGGggcagagagaaaatggaattatttagcgaggggtggggggcggggactggagaccaggccctggggaggggaagggagagctcTGATGGTTTCCAATCCGAGATCTGATAGTGACCCACTGGGGACACTGGCAAGTCTCTGCCCCCACTCTGGGTTTCAGTTGTCTCATCTATACAGTGAGGGGTTGTAATAGAACAACAGTGGATGGCCAGGAGGGTCCGGCACATGGTTCCGTTCACTCCTATGTCCCTATCGTCTAGAATATTGCCCAACAGAGAAAGACTCAATAAAGGCCTGGTGAATGTGAAGTCTGAGACTCGGGAAGCAAGAACAGGTACTATTATCTCTGTTGATTTCTTTTGATCTCTTTCCACTTCTCCATGGGATTCAGAATTCCTGGAGGAGCGCAGAGTTGCTAAGGTCTTGATGAGAAGATATATCAGCACCAGGGACAGCGTCTCGTGGCCCTACCGGCCTTCCTCTAGCAAAGACTTAATTTTGGTGGGCGAAGAGGGAATAGAGAGGTGGATAGGGGATGCCTCTGTTTCTGCCTTTGCAAAATAGGACAAGTCCCACGAGGTGGAGGGTTGTCCTGAAGGTGATACAGCACAAAGGGTGTAGATGTGGCTAGCACACAGTGGCCACTTGGCTGGCAGAAggatccttccttccctccctgtctGGTGGGTCCTAGAGGCAGAGGGATGGACAGGATGACTTCTAAGAATGCCACACGCCCTCCTTACCCGTCAGGCAGCTGACGAGAGCTCCACATAGCACGGTGCTCACTGTGCCCAGGGCACCATAATAGAGATAGGAAATGGCGTAGAAGCTGTCAGTTAAGGTGGGTTGATCAGGGTCCATTtcgaggctgggggagggagagttgAGCATGAGTCTAAAATCCACTCCCAGCCCATTTGCTTCTTCCTGTCTCCACTCCCACGTCTCCACTCCCACGACCCAGCCCAGTCCTCCATTATTGCTCATCTGGCCATGTGCCAGTTCTCCTTCCCTGCTGCTATCCCACCAACACCGTCAGGCATTCTGTACACACAAGCAGAGGGAGCATTACTAAAATGTAACTCAGACCACCTCCTGCTACTTCTCATCACCCTCCATGGATCCCTATTGCCCTCAGAATCAAACCAAAGTAAGCTCTAAGAAGAAAACAGCTGTGAACctttatgaccttggatttggcaatagtttcttagatatgacaccaaaagcacaagcagccaaagaaaacatagagggaattccctggcggtccagtggttaggactccttgctttcactgccgagggggtgggttcaatccctggtcagggaactaagatcctaaaAACCACGTAGCACAgccaaacgaaacaaaacaaagaaaacatagataaacaggacttcatcaaaatggaaAACTTTTGTATATCAAAGGATACTGTCAACAGAATGAACGACAacacacagaatgagagaaaatgtttgcaaatcgtACATCTGATAAGGATCTAATATCCAGCATTATAAAGATATAAGGAATATATAAATTacaactcaacaatgaaaagacaaatggCCCAGTTTAAAAATGAGCAAGGGATCTgaggagacatttctccaaagaagatataaatatggccagtaagcacgtgaaaagatggtcaacgtccttagtcattagggaaacacaaatcaaaaccacaatgagatatcacttcatacccagtaggatggctagaatttttaaaaggggaaaataacaagtatcggagaggatgtggagaaattggaacactcatatgttgctggagggaatgtaaaatgatgtagtcactgtggaaaacagtctggtggctcctcagaaagttaaacatagaattaccatatgatccggcaattccactcctaggtatatatccagagaaatgaaaacatatgtctacaccaatacttgtacacaaatgttcacagcagcactgttcacaatcactaaatgtccatcaactgatgaaggataaataaaattgatccatccacacagtgaaatattactcagccatgaaaggaaggaagctctgatacatgctacgatgtggatgaaccttaaaaacaccATGcggagtgaaggaagccagagacAACGGGCCGTGTGTTGTACAatttcattcatatgaaatgtacagaataggcaaatccacagtgACAGAAActggattagtggttgccaggggctacaGGGAGGTGGAaacggggagtgactgctaaagcgtacagagttttattttttggtcttttttgttttgtttgtttttgaggtaaTGAAAATATGCTTCAGTTAGTGGTGATGACTGTATAACCTGgggaatatactaaaagccactttTAAACGGCTAATTTTATGGTCTGTAAATGATATCTCAATTTAGAAAGCAAAGAATCAGATTCCTCTGGCTGGACCTCTTCTCCTATCCTTACTCCTCGCATTAAATCCACCCCAACCTCACCATAGTTGGAATGCACTAAACTGAACCctgggggacttccccggtggcgcagtggttaagaatccgcctgccagtgcaggggacacgggttcgatgcctggtccgggaagatcccacatgccgcggagcaactaagcccgcgagccacaactgctgaagcccgcgcacctagagcccgtgctccgcaacaagagaagccaccgcgatgagaagcccgcgcaccacaacgaagagtagcccccgctcgccgcaactagagaaagcctgcccgcagcaatgaagacccaacgcagccaaaataaataagtaaataaataaataaactgaaccctggtctcagagcctttgcactttctttcccctctgctgGAAATGCCCTTCCCTCACTTCTTCCTGCTCCCCGCTCCTCCTCTCAATCGGGCCAGGATCCCTCCCTGGCCACGCCTCCCGCTCACACCAGCTCGCTCACCTGGAGGCCCTGCTGGAGGCGTTGGCGGCGAGAATCGGGTCTAGGATGCCAGAGGCGTTGGCCGAGGGCACAGCACAGCCGGCGGCCGATGAAGGCAGGACCCCCATGGACTGCGCGCTAGGCGGGTACAGAGTGGCACCCACGGCCACCCACAGCGACAGCGCCAAGCCCACCGCCAGCCCGGACAGGACGCCCTGATGGGGGACCCAGTGTCAGTGGAGGGTACTCCCAGCCCCTCACCTCGCTCACCCCCACTCACCAGCGTATTGCAGGCGGGGAGGAACATTCCCAGGATGAAAGCTCCTAGGAGGGGGCCGCTGATGACTCCCATGATGGTGAAGGAGCCCTGGGAGAGTGGGTGGGGTTGAGACTGAGAGCAGAGCTCTCCCACCTTTCCTGTCCTCAGTTTACCCGCTGGGAAAGGAAGACCTGGGGAATTCTACTGTGGACCTTGAGACTCCTCTGTGCCCTAAAGGGGAGGCGACTCCTTGTGCCTGCCTCTCTCCCAAAGATGCTGATTCTCTCTCTTGACAAACTTGGTTCCACCTCCAGGCCAGAAGGAGGCCCTTCTTGCCCCCAGGCCACCACTCCCGCTCCTagctgccccccctcccccgtcccccccccccccccccccgcttttggCCAGGTGGCTGCAGGAAGTACCCTGCCTGTGGCATCAGTCAGAACTCAGTTCTGCCACTGACATGTGTAACCTTCTCGGAGCCTCATTTCAACGTGGATGTTGCCTCACCTCTTGGGGAGATTAGGGCAGGGTGGGGAGCGGGGCTCACCTCGAGAACGCCGCCCCCCAGCAGGGAGGACAGAGCTGCCACAGTGAGACAGGCCGAGCCGTAGATGAGCGCTGTAGTGGATGGGGATGGCACTGTCAGCGGGGAGAGGCTGCCCTGGCCCCCCACCCGGGTCCCCCCAACTCACACAGCCCCTTGGAGATGATGACAAGTCTCCGGGGGGTCAGACTCGGCAGCCGAGGTTTGATGAGGTCCTCCACAGTGACAGCAGCCATGGCATTGATGCTGGTGGATGCAGTGCTGGCGGGTACacgggaggggagaggggtgtccTCAGGCCACATCAAGGGATTGGCCACACACACCCTGGGGCCTATCTGCTAGGGGAGGCCCCCAGCTGCCCACACTATCTGGCCTGCCAGGACCCCCAGCCAGCccgagggcagaggcaggggcgACAGAATTCCTCAGGAGTGGAGATGTCCACATCTCTACACTCCCCCATAGACCTGAGACACCCTCGCAGGAGCAAGGACACCCATGACCAAGGACACAAATGACACAAGTTCTCATTACAGAGCGATAATGGGGTGCAGAGAGCAGTCTCATGGAACTCTGGTCACAGCAGGAGCAGGCCACAAGTTGTAGAAGATTTGAAACTACCAGAGTGTGAGGCCCCTGAGGGCAAGAGTGGGGGACCGCTTGGCCATGGCTGTGCCCCAGTATTTAGAAcagcagtgcctgccacataggtGCTTATCAAACATTTGTTTGGGGGATGGAggacagaaagaagggaaaggagtCTCGTGTGGCCCTGCCGGGGACTAAGACGGTAAAGACTCTGGAGCTGGGGTCCTGATGCCCAGGGTGTGCCCTTTGCCAGAGCCCACCTGATGGGGACTGAGCAGTAAATGATGGACATGCCCAGAACATTCCATCTCACAGGGGAGTGGCTGGTAGAGACAAGGAGGACCCACAGGCTCAGATGTGGCCAAGTGAGCAAGCTGTACCACTCACCTGAGGGTGCCACTGTAGGCACAGGCCAGAAAGAGCCCAGGGACTCCAGGCAGGTCCACGAAGATGTCCAGCACCATCAAGGGCATGTACTGGGGGGAGTCGGGGGTCAACCTCCAGGACAGCAGCACCCCAAGGGCAGGGGCTTCTGTCTGTCCTTACACTGCACGTCCCCAGCACCCTGTACAGACCAGGCTCACAGTGGGCACttagcgtgtgtgtgtttgttgatcGACTTTGCGATACCATGCAAAGAGCCCTGGGACCTGAGTGAGGCAAGGTCCTGTGTCATCCCCACTTTACTGATGGAGCCAGTGAGACCAAAGAGGTACACACCTTGCTTGAGGTTACACAGTCAGACAGTCCAGGATCTGACCCCAGAGGAGGATCTGATGGGATGGTCTTGCAGCCTCTGCCAGCTCTGAACCCCAGGGTCAGAGATCCCGCCAGGGTGTGCAGGTCTAGGTCTTGGCCCTGGTGCTGCCTCTGACTTGCCTGTGGACCTCAGGCAATTGCTCTACCCACGacctcctgcctcagtttcctcatctgtaagtcaAGGGCCATGGCAACCTTGGCCTCATCACATGTTGAAAGATTTGATGGGAAATTAACTGCTTGTGAAGGGAACAGCATAAGACACAGAGTAGACACTTGGGACATGAGAGAGGGTCATTATGGTTaatgtcatcatttcatgatggaCCATGGTCCCATCTCCTCCTTGATAGCCTTCAGGGAGTCTGAAATGCCCCTCCCCTACTCCCTCCCATGGCTTCCCATCACCTCCCAGATCCTCCTGTGAGCTgagctctttcctgcctctggacctttgcacaggctgtctCTACTTTTCCACTCTCACCCGCAGAGACTCATCCAGAGGTTCACAGTGGGGGTGGGTAGATAGAAGTGGCCTAGGAGCCTGGACCAGACTCACCTGGTCTGGGGCAGAGATACGCCCTGCCAGGAGAGGGTCACAGTCAAGGTAGAACGTGAACATGATGATGCCACAGAAAGCAGCACTGGACACGATCAGGAACAGGCCCAGTTGGTTGACGAGCACGGCCCTGGGGGGAGAGGTGGTCTcagaaggggaggggagcagcACGTCCCCGAAGTATATCCACTTTGCCCCTCCCAAATACTCACAGCTTGGCCTGTTTCTCCGTGCGACAGGCCATGTAGCGCTGCACCTGTGCTTGGTTCACACCATACATTGAAAGCCATACCAATGTGCCACCGACAACAAAAGTCCAGAATGTGTAGCGGCTCCTTGGGTCCAGGTCAAAGCTGGATGAGGGCAGGGACAGTCAGCCATGTGGGGATGCCACACTGACTTCACCCTCCCAAAGTGCCCCGGATAGCCATTCTGCACCTTATGGGCCTTAAAGGGATATTTGGGGTAGGTTCTGAAGTGTGACTAGGAGTTTGAATCATCCACGTAtgcattcagaaaacattttttctatgtTCAGCTGGGAGCTCAGAGAGCCTGCAGTCCCCAGTCTGGGCTAGGGGGTGGGGTGGTGCACAAGTCTGGGCCAGATGGAGGGATGGGGGCGGTGGGAGTACAGAGAGGGGGAGCCAGGGTTCTGTCCGTGGGGAGTCTCGGGAGGGGagcaaggagggcttcctggagcagGAGGCGTTGGCTGGCTTCTCTCAGGGCAGACAGATGTCAGCTCCATCGTTTGGCAGTATCCCCCTTTATGTTTTCACTTACTCCATCAGGTTGATCCTGGAGTGGTTCTTGGCAAGCTCAAGTACTTGCCCAGGTCCACCCACGAGCATAGTTCCGCGAGCCAGGACAACCCAGAAACCACTCAGCATCACTAAGACCTGAAACACGTCGGTCCAGATCACAGCCTTCATGCCGCCCTGCAAGATGTGACAGAGAGGGAGACGGGGTGTCAGATGGGAATCTGTCTGGGGCCTACAGGACAGGGCAGAGGTAGGAGGGAGAAGGAGTCAGGTGGCGGACCTGGCTGGGGCCAACCTGGCCTGGCCTCCAGCAGTGGCTGGGACCAATACCCCTCtctgcctcggtttccttatctgtaaaatgggggtaataacagTACCTTCCTCAGGGTATCATTGTGAACTAAATTAGTtactataagaaaaatatttggaagagcATCTGGCACATACAAGTGTTCAGTGAGTGATGGCTGCcaccattattatcattattagtaCTACTGTTGTTATTAGCTGTTGTTTTTACCCATCCAGCCTTCATGTCTTTGGCATGTTCTTCATGTTTTTGTCTTGGCAGCCCCTGGATTTTCCTTTGGagaagcccctccccccacccaggtcACTTGGGTGAAGCTAACCCTGCTCCCAGCTCCAGGAATAGCCAATCAGAACATCCTAGCTACCCAAACATCTGTGAATGGCTCATCCTTCACAGAATACCAGAGCCAGCCAAACAGAACCCTTCAGGGACTTCAGCCAGCCCATCCTGAAATTGGAACTCACTTGCTGCTGGAAGGAAGCCAAAAGGGATGGAAGCCTGGAGCTAATGAGGTCCCTAGAGATGGGAGAGGGACCCAGAGGACTCTGTTGTAGCCCCTGGATCCACCCATGCCTGAAGCTAGATTGTCCTTGGACTTTCAGCAATAAACCTTTCAAATCACCTTTCATAATAAAGATGAGGAAGTAGGCCCAGTTGGGACACAGGCTTCCTCCGGAGGAAGGGAAGGTAGGGAGTGGATGGGCCTGCCCACAGTCTCTCCCACTCAGTGGACATGGAGCCCCACGTcgggtgggggtagggggacaTTCACCACAGTAGTGTAGAAGGTGCAGATGACTCCGGTAGACAGGAGCGATGCCCAGATGTCCAGCCCTGTCACTGCAAGGAGACCCTCCCATTAGGCCGCTGTGCAGGGTGTAAACTTGGCCTCCACTCTCTTGGGCCCTCTTCTCTCCAGGAGGATACTTCCCTCCCAAGTCTCTCCTAGGgctgccccttccttcccctggTCCAGTCTCTGAGCTTTTGTCCCCTCCTCGTCACCCTCCCCCGAGTCAAACCTTGGTTCAGGATGAGCGCGGGGGCGTAGATCACGATGCCGGTGTACAGCATCTGCAGGTAGAGGGCAGGGGCAGGTGAGTAGGGGCGGGGGGATTGGGGGGCTCCTGGGTTAAGAAGGCATTAGGAGATAGGGGGAGAAGGGTGGTTGGGGTACGTGACTGGGGGCAGATGGGCAGGGCCATGTAGGGTCGCGGCGGGCTCGGGTAGCGCGTATGCGAGAGGCCTGTGGGCCAAACTTGTATTATAGATGAAGCCTCTTGGGGGCGGGGCCAGAAGGATTGTGGGCGGGGCCTAGGCAAGGCTTTGCGGGGTTGGGGCGGGGTCgtgagggaaggaagagggctCTGGGCGGGACCGACCAAGATTTGACCCGAGCTGGAACCTGGGGGCGAGGGCGGGGCCGAGGCCACTCACTGTAGCTACCAGGTACTGCAGGGTCCCGCAGAGCCGCACAGCGCGGCTGAAGCGCAGCTCCAGATACTGCAAGGAGGAGCCGAGGGCTCATGGTCACTTGGACTGGCCTTACCCAGGGGTCCGACGCGTCTGGGGTCCTTCACTCGCCCTCTTGGCTTCTGCCCGCCCTCGGGAGGGCAACTGCGCTCTCCTCACTCTTGCCCACGGGGGCTCCCGCCCGGAGCACACACTCCGACCTACCTGCACACACCTGCGCACACGCGCCATCCCCGCGCCTGTCCACATGGCGCGTGCCCAGGAGGACTGAGCCATCAAGTGTGTACACATCAGCCCCACCCACTCCCATTCATGTCTGATCGTCCCCCGGGGCCGCCGCCTCTCTGAGTCAACCTTGGCAAGATACAGACAGTGCCTGTAGCAGGCTGCCTACCGTACACTGGTCAAGATTTTAATCACTTTGCTCACTGCCCTGGAGCGAGGTCCTGTAATTAGCCCAGTTTGACGTTTGGGAAACCCGAGCAGATAGGCAACCCCTTGCCGAAGGTAGGAGGAGGCGGGGATGTCGGATTTCGAATCCTGAGCCCGCCGCCCGGCGAGCACTCGGGTGTACGCAAGCCCAGGCATGTGGGTTGCAAGTGTGTGCCTGTGCGCACGTGAGTGCGCTCCTGGCCGAGCCTGGCCACGCCCTGACCGGGTTTCCACCAAAGGGAATCCGGACGCCGGCTCGTCtacctccttcctgcccctggcCCCAGTGCCTGGGGCTTCTTCCCAGAGCCCTCGCCACCTGTCCGCCCGGGGGGCCCCCACATTAAAgcactaaggagcccgcctgcggCCCCCTGCAGCCCCCTGCGGCCCCCTGCACAGCAGTTCAAATCCTCAGGATCTCCCCCGCCGCGACCCTGCGTTCCCAGCCAGGCAGGTCCTGACGCTGCCGGGCCTCTGCCTGGTACCTGGTAGGTGCTGGTGAGGCCCAGGCGGTAGAAGACCGGCAGGAAGAGCAGGGCAGTGAGCAGAGAGTTGAGCAGCTGTCCCAGGCACATCCAGAGGAACTTGAGGCCGTAGCGGTAGGCCTCGGCCGGCACGCCCAGCACCTGTACCGCCGACATGAAGCTGGCGGCCAGCGAGAGGCCAACGGGCAAGGCAGTCAGGCGCCGGCCCCCGGTGAAGAAATCCTCGGCGCTGCGCTGCCCGCCCCGGGCTAGCCCGACCCATAGCCCGATGCCGGTGGACACCAGCAGCATGAGAGCGAAGACCCCGTAGTCCCAGGCTCCGAACGTGGCCCGCGCCCCTGCCTCGACGGCGGCCATGAGGTGTGGGAGAGGGGACCAGGCGTGTCCTCCGCCCTTCCAGCCACCCCGCGTGTCTCGGGTCAGGGAAGTTGGCAGTGGCAGAGGAGGCAGGACTGCgcagaggtgggaggaggctCGGCCTCGGCAGCTACACGGCAAGCCTGTCCCCTTTGGTCCCCCGCGGGCCGGGGCTCCCTGGGCAAGGAATCTGTGGCTCCTTGCTGCGGTCGCCTGTCTCCCTGTCCCTCCTCTTCGTCTTCGTGTCTGTCTCCACCGTCTGTCTGTCCGTCCACCTGGCCTCCCACTCGGTCCGATTGCCCGGTGCAGCTGTGCGTCCACCACCCAGACGTCCGTCCGTCTCCCTGGGAGCTGTGCTCAGCGCTGACTGCAGGAGGTCTCGGTGGGGCTCAAAGGGGCAGCTCGCGGTGGCGGGCTGTGGATTTATTGGGCTCCCGGGTCAGCAAAACTCCTCCCCCAGACGTGGGGGCGGGCAGGACCCGCACCCTTTCCTCCCTGGATTCGATCGGATAAGCCGGGACAGGACACGTAGGTGGCTGCTGGGGGGAGTGGGGTGGCGGAGCTGGGGAGGCTCCCAAATGCCCCCCGCTTGCTTCGTGTGGTACTTTCCGCTGACCATAAGCTGTTAATGCCTCCCTttgacaggtggggaaactgaggttctgagatGGCATGTCactcacccaaggccacacagcctggagcagtggctgcaccattcaAATCCCCACTGTGCTTTTTGCACCTTGAGCTACGGGGAGCTCACTCACCCACAGGAGTGGGGTTTACTTTCAAGGTTGCAGGGTCCCATAAGGAAAGTTTGCTGTGCTTGAAACACCGCCCCCAACTGGCACCGTGACCCACTCCCTTTCTCTAGAACCAAACCCCACTCTCAGGCTAAGTTGAGTGGGAGGCATTCAAGTCCTGAATGCATACATATTTGAGGAAGTCTTtgcttctctctgggcctcagtttccccatctgtaaatgggggtAAAATAGCCCTTGCCTCAGAGGAGTAAATTGAACCTGCATAACAaaagcctggcacagagtaagtacctcattcattcatttctttgtccattcattggTTCCTTCACCAAACATGCACTGAGTGTCTACGCTGTGCCAGACATTAAGTGTATAATGGAGGTCACGGGGGACGGATCGTCTGTGGCCATGAACCTGAATAAATGGAGACAGGACTACCTGGGGAAGTAGTGTCTGGCATGTCCCTATCGCACAAATGAGGAGACCAGAGGTACAGGGGAAGGGGAAGTCCCTTGTCTAGGGTCATGTCATCAAGAAACTCAGACACTGTCATCTGGAGGCTCTGACCTCTGGGTTCATGTCCTAGTTCGACCTCCAAAAGCTGGGTTCCCTCCTCCATAAGCGAGAGGGATCTAAGAATTTGCCCGGTTTCATGCTAGCGCACTGGaaccctccccagcctctgccgCCCCCTGGTGGCCTCTTCTGGCCTACACACGTCACCCAAGCTGGGTCCAGCGTCCCCCAGGCATCCTCATGTTTCGCCCAGGACCGTCTTCTCACTCTCTCCGCGCAAGGGTGCAGAGCCAGCCTGCTCTTCCCTGCATCTGCTGCCTGCTGGTGTGCACCTTTCACCTGTGCCAGGAGGATGGGGAGGACACCGAATTCCTCCTCCTTCTACTCCCCCGCTGCATCCTCCTGGAAAACCTGGTGGGAAAGGGGAAATCCAGGATTCCCACAGGGCCAAGCAAGCGAATGCAAATATATGCAAATTGATGCAAACTCAGGCAAAACCTGTCGTATCTCCCCAGGGAGGTTCTAGGAACAGGACACTGGGGACACAACAGGATCCAGGTGGACCCACCCCGCTCACGGCCTCATGGCTCTGACCAAGCCAGCAGATGAATACCCATTTCAGAAGCTAATAGATGACAAGAGTGAAGCAAGGTCAAAGATGGAGACAGCCTGGGGGGCCACTTAATGTGGGGTCTCAGGGAGGGGCCCTGCAGGCAGAGAATGAGCCAGGCTTCGacagagctggggggagggccctgaggtgggaaggaGCAGGACAGGGAGGGAcgcagtggaccttgagccttgGCGAGGGTTCTGGGTTTTATTCTGAGGGCGCTGGTCAGTGGGGGCGGGCCGCCATTAAAGAGTCTGGAGCAAATGAGGGACCTAACGAGAGTTCTAGGTTCTGAAAAGCCCACCATGTCCAAGGCGGCGAttgaggggtggggagaaatggGTGGGTTCAGGACATGTTCTGGACTTCCTGCACGGGAGGCCCAGAGTTGGAGGCCCTGCAGGGGGCGTGGTAGAGGAGAAAGTatggaggagggcagggattaGGGAGGGGAAGCAGTCACACCTTCCCCGACTGTGTGATTCCTCATGGAATGGGAGGAGGGCAGGCAGGACCCCAGGACCCCCTGTCGATGGGGGGAGAGGAGCAGGGCGATCCCTGAAAGCCCAGCAGCAGCAGTCTAAGCAAAAGGGGCAGGAATGTCGGGGCGCTGGGTGCGTGTCTGCTGCCCCCACTCCTGCCTGCTGCCTGGGTTCCAGCGTTCCCACGTCTCCCTGGTGACAGGGCAAGGGGCGGAGACGAGAGGTCACGAGCTACTCTAGCCCTAGCTTGACCTGCTGGGTATCTGTCCTTGAACATCTAACCCTGCACTCAGTAAAAGCAAACCTTTATTACCACTGGTGGCCGTCATGGTCATTGTCATTGTGAGATTCTCTGATTCCAAGTCCTAAGGATTCTGATCCTACGATTCTCAGAGTCTCTGGGCGTCAGGATCTACTACAGGTctcctgccacccccacccccaccgtctTGCCCTGGCACCTGCCCTTGGTCCTGACACAGGAGTGAGGTGCAGGGTGGGTCAGGGATGGGCGGCTCTTCCCCAGGGCTCCCAGCTCTGACCAGTCTGTGACAGCCAGCACCTTGACAAGCCCTGGGAGTGTCTCAGCACCTGAGGAGGGAGGGGTCCACCAGGCCTCTCGGGTTCCAGATTCTTGCCCATCCTTGGGCTGGCCGGGTGAGTCCGGGCAAGGACCTGTTCCTGGGCCCCAGCTGACCACAGAGAGGAGTCAGTGATCCAAGTGGCCAGTCCTGCCTCACAGACCACACATGGATGG of Delphinus delphis chromosome 3, mDelDel1.2, whole genome shotgun sequence contains these proteins:
- the SLC5A5 gene encoding sodium/iodide cotransporter translates to MAAVEAGARATFGAWDYGVFALMLLVSTGIGLWVGLARGGQRSAEDFFTGGRRLTALPVGLSLAASFMSAVQVLGVPAEAYRYGLKFLWMCLGQLLNSLLTALLFLPVFYRLGLTSTYQYLELRFSRAVRLCGTLQYLVATMLYTGIVIYAPALILNQVTGLDIWASLLSTGVICTFYTTVGGMKAVIWTDVFQVLVMLSGFWVVLARGTMLVGGPGQVLELAKNHSRINLMDFDLDPRSRYTFWTFVVGGTLVWLSMYGVNQAQVQRYMACRTEKQAKLAVLVNQLGLFLIVSSAAFCGIIMFTFYLDCDPLLAGRISAPDQYMPLMVLDIFVDLPGVPGLFLACAYSGTLSTASTSINAMAAVTVEDLIKPRLPSLTPRRLVIISKGLSLIYGSACLTVAALSSLLGGGVLEGSFTIMGVISGPLLGAFILGMFLPACNTLGVLSGLAVGLALSLWVAVGATLYPPSAQSMGVLPSSAAGCAVPSANASGILDPILAANASSRASSLEMDPDQPTLTDSFYAISYLYYGALGTVSTVLCGALVSCLTGPTKRSALGPGLLWWDLTRQTASVAPKEEVATLDDSLMKGAEELPPGTKRPPDFLPTDEDHLLFLGQKEMNGAGSRTPGSEHDKGLNLRETDL